A window from Hymenobacter volaticus encodes these proteins:
- the panB gene encoding 3-methyl-2-oxobutanoate hydroxymethyltransferase, with protein sequence MSQHKEVKLVTTHQLLAMKRRGEKISMLTAYDFSMATILDGAGIDVLLVGDSASNVMAGHETTLPITLDQMIYHASSVVRAVKRAFVVVDMPFGSYQGNSSEALRSAIRIMKESGGHGIKVEGGAEIKDSITRILTAGIPVMGHLGLTPQSIYKFGTYTVRAKEEAEAQKLIEDAILLEELGCFAVVLEKIPSALAKQVAEKLTIPVIGIGAGPDVDGQVLVVHDMLGITKEFKPRFLRRYADLGDIMHSAVQRYIEDVKSRDFPNTDEAY encoded by the coding sequence ATGTCGCAGCACAAAGAAGTCAAACTCGTGACCACGCACCAACTGCTGGCCATGAAACGGCGGGGCGAGAAAATTTCCATGCTCACGGCCTACGACTTTTCGATGGCGACTATTCTCGACGGCGCAGGAATTGATGTGCTGTTGGTTGGCGATTCGGCCTCCAACGTCATGGCTGGCCACGAAACCACCCTGCCCATCACACTCGATCAGATGATTTATCACGCTTCATCGGTTGTGCGGGCCGTGAAGCGAGCTTTTGTGGTCGTTGACATGCCTTTTGGCTCTTATCAGGGAAACTCCTCGGAGGCGCTCCGTTCCGCTATTCGCATCATGAAAGAATCTGGCGGGCACGGTATCAAAGTAGAAGGCGGCGCCGAAATAAAGGATTCTATCACCCGGATTCTAACTGCCGGTATACCAGTTATGGGTCACCTTGGCCTCACGCCGCAGAGTATCTATAAGTTTGGCACTTATACTGTGCGGGCCAAAGAAGAGGCAGAAGCGCAAAAGCTCATTGAAGACGCCATTTTATTGGAAGAACTTGGGTGCTTTGCCGTAGTACTGGAAAAAATCCCGTCCGCACTAGCCAAACAGGTAGCCGAGAAGCTCACGATTCCCGTTATTGGCATCGGAGCCGGCCCTGATGTAGACGGACAAGTCTTGGTTGTGCACGATATGCTAGGCATTACCAAAGAGTTTAAACCTCGTTTCTTACGCCGCTACGCCGACTTGGGCGACATCATGCATAGTGCTGTGCAGCGTTATATCGAGGATGTAAAAAGTCGGGACTTCCCTAACACCGACGAAGCGTATTAA
- a CDS encoding RluA family pseudouridine synthase, whose product MNRPNLWSERKEILFEDNHLLVINKPAGLLVQGDATGDEPLSAKAEEYLRFKYKKPGAAFIGVAHRIDRPVSGIVILAKTSKALSRLNEMFRDNKIHKTYWALTGKCPEPTNGHLTHWLVKDPIRNTTKAYTERHGQGQKSDLDYTVLGQAGTRYLVQVNPITGRPHQIRVQLATGLGTPIVGDVKYGFLAPLPDVSIALHARRLELQHPVTKEEMTFVAPLPDMPHWEAATAYY is encoded by the coding sequence GTGAATCGTCCGAATCTGTGGTCGGAACGGAAGGAAATTCTGTTCGAAGACAATCATCTCCTCGTTATCAATAAGCCGGCTGGCCTGCTCGTGCAGGGCGACGCTACTGGCGACGAACCTCTCTCCGCAAAAGCTGAAGAGTACTTGCGCTTCAAGTACAAGAAGCCAGGTGCTGCCTTCATTGGAGTGGCACACCGTATTGACCGCCCTGTGAGTGGCATCGTGATACTAGCTAAAACCAGCAAAGCGCTGAGCAGGCTAAACGAGATGTTTCGCGACAACAAGATTCACAAGACCTATTGGGCCCTGACTGGCAAGTGTCCTGAGCCTACTAATGGGCACCTTACGCATTGGCTGGTGAAAGATCCCATCCGCAATACCACCAAAGCGTACACTGAGCGCCACGGCCAAGGTCAGAAGTCTGACCTCGACTACACTGTGTTAGGGCAAGCAGGCACCCGCTACTTAGTTCAGGTAAACCCCATTACAGGCCGCCCCCACCAAATTCGTGTGCAATTGGCCACTGGATTAGGTACGCCCATTGTTGGCGACGTGAAGTATGGGTTCTTGGCTCCGTTACCTGATGTAAGCATTGCCCTGCACGCTCGGCGGCTAGAGTTGCAACACCCAGTTACTAAGGAAGAAATGACCTTCGTGGCTCCGTTGCCTGACATGCCGCATTGGGAAGCGGCCACCGCGTATTATTAA
- a CDS encoding acyl-CoA desaturase, whose product MAILVFFVAHYYLSLFTQTFYLHRYAAHKMFTMNKFWERFFFLFTYICQGSSFLSPRAYALLHRMHHAYSDTEMDPHSPLFSSNAFSMMWKTKNIYNDVLNRNYAAAERFEGDYPEWKLIENLGDKWYSRLGWGTAYVLFYINFATAWWQYLLLPIHFLMGPIHGAIVNWGGHKYGYQNFDNHDHSKNTLALDFLAFGELFQNNHHKLPMRVNFGVKWWEFDPTYMFIWTMDKAGIIKIKRKQKAQKMRVAA is encoded by the coding sequence ATGGCAATTCTCGTCTTTTTTGTTGCCCATTACTACTTGTCGCTGTTTACGCAGACATTCTATCTGCACCGCTACGCAGCACACAAGATGTTCACTATGAACAAGTTTTGGGAGCGGTTCTTCTTCCTCTTCACTTACATCTGCCAAGGCTCTTCGTTCCTGTCGCCGCGGGCATATGCGTTGTTGCACCGCATGCACCACGCCTACTCCGATACCGAGATGGACCCGCATTCGCCATTGTTCTCTTCGAATGCATTCTCGATGATGTGGAAGACTAAGAACATCTACAACGATGTGCTGAACCGCAACTACGCTGCTGCCGAGCGTTTCGAGGGCGATTATCCAGAATGGAAGTTGATCGAAAATTTGGGCGACAAATGGTATTCGCGCTTGGGCTGGGGCACGGCTTACGTGTTATTCTACATCAACTTCGCCACGGCATGGTGGCAGTATTTGCTACTGCCAATTCACTTCCTAATGGGCCCAATTCATGGTGCTATTGTGAACTGGGGCGGCCACAAGTACGGCTATCAGAACTTCGACAACCACGACCACTCGAAAAACACGCTGGCACTGGACTTCTTGGCCTTCGGTGAGTTGTTTCAAAACAACCACCACAAGCTCCCGATGCGTGTGAACTTCGGCGTGAAGTGGTGGGAGTTCGACCCCACGTATATGTTCATCTGGACTATGGACAAGGCTGGCATCATCAAAATCAAGCGCAAGCAAAAAGCCCAAAAGATGCGGGTGGCTGCTTAA